The genomic DNA cccttggtcactctccactatcctgtcgcattaaaggcataaaaaaaagcCCCTCCCCAAAAAAGGAtcgaccctttcaactgcagaaacaaaggtgcgttcctaaggcattttcGGAGGCACACTTAACAACATTGAGCTACTGGTAACTTGGAGACAGAAGACAAGTTTTAcataaagtcaactttttgtagaacattacattacatattaaagtccaattcattttcatttcgaAGTATCGGTTCTGAACAAGTATTGGTTCTGAACTGGAAATGAACTGAATCTggaaatcctctaggaacagattgaaagggtacccttacaaaaatgaaatgttttgcGGCAGATCtgcagcaaacttgtgggtgatGTGTAGGAGACAAATGAGTTCACTATAAAATATCGCCAGAAGTTTGCCAGTGTTGACTGCTAGAggcaaagttctggcaacaataAGAAGTACAGCAAAGTTCTAGCAACAATAAGACGTTTGCCACTAGTGTTCGCCAGTGGTTTGCCACCACACTtagccaataatggcaaacttccagtgaacttctggtgacaaacctaCCTGCAtaatgacattgctgcaaatttgttGCATCTTCgccagaaacctaatttgcatgtgaaaatattaCACTTTGCCAGAAACCTGACATTTCTGTAAGGGTAGGTATTagataggcctacctttatatagagtatacagtatatatagagagagtatCTACCTTTAtatagagtatatctattcataagGCAATGATCTGATGGTGTttagtaaagtaatgagtgtttgtaCATAGAAGACTGAGTGTGAATAAGTGGTGTATAAGTGTggcattttgcaaaatgtgttttaggaaattgaaaactgagtcaaacactgataattagtgtatggttttgcagatttggtgtggagTTATGGTGTTttaaagacatgtttagaaaattgtgtgacaagcgaAACatttgtgtgtaagcagttgaaaaaaaaaaaaaaaaaaaactattaccTCTGCTGATGTTTTTACTGCAGTGTTTATATCCTTTAGTCACTAGAGGGAGTAGTTATCCTGATAGTTTTCTGGTTTGATGACGTCTTAAAAAGGAAATTACGTAATCATCATCATAAACCACCGGCGCCAGTCTACGCAAAGCTTTCCTCACTAAAGTTAAAGTTTCTTACTGTCTATATTTCTGGTCTACGTTAGTGGCTAGATCTCTGAGCGGCACCCACTAGCATAAGGATACACAGGATCTAAAAGAAAGATTAAAGAGGACCCCAAACTGTGAACGTTTGATTACTGGTCTCTGGAATCTTAATAGTCTGAAAGGTTTGCTTGCTTGAGACTTGCCTCCAGCGTTTGCAACAGCGGCACAGGTACTGACGTTTGTGGTAGCTGTTTTCTTCGCTCTTCAGAGTTTTTAAGTTTAGACTTTATCCAGTGCAGCGGAGATCTGTCTGAATGTGATGTTTGCTGGACTTAACACAATGCATTAAGTCAGAGAAGTTCCGTAAATGGGCTCTGACGAGGTTcagcatgcatcacattcaGACAGATCTACGCAGCTTATTTGAGCAGACGTGAGTGTAATGTCTCCACATACAAAATCGGCCTTTATAAGAACTTGTAATGTCGTCCCTACCTTACCGAAGCTTCTGCTTAAGAACACCACTTTGGAAAATTAGGAGTGCACTAGCTCACTCAATGTCAACCAGACTAATAGGCCTATAACATAGATAACGCTAACGTTACGAGTAGCAGGCCAGTCAAACCGAGGAAAGCCTGTCGTAtacatctcctctccttttgGTGAAAAATGGCATGTAGCTTTCTCATACTAGATTGTATTCTCCCTCCTCTTCAATGCAGTTAGTGTTTACAAGTTGGTATGCCTATGTCTTCCCATAATAGCCTATCATATCACCTTTATGATATGAATGGTGTAGTGAGATGAACGTTACTGTCAGTTCAGTGTCTGCAAGATCGTCATGCCTGCGTTTAAAACTTGCACTCATTAAGATATTCTGGATATGTATTTTTGGAAAACAATATGATCTATGTTTCTATATTCCCTGATATATCTGTGTTCTCATTAGTGTACTGTATCCGGCAGGGCCTATGGAGGTGTCGCACTCAATCAGGGAGCGCACAATCGCAGAGAACAGTCTGGTTGTCCTACTGCAGGGTCTGCAAGGCCAGGTGACCACAGTGGACCTGCGGGACGAGAGCAAAGCCAGAGGCCGCGTGGTCAACGTGGATGCTTTCATGAACGTGCGTCTGGAAGAGGTGCTCTACCAGGACCGCAAGGGACGTCTCACTAAGCTGGCGGACCTGTTCATCACTGGACGCAACGTTCGCTATGTACACATTCCGGATCACATGGACATCGTGGAGACCATCAAAACCCAGTTGGCCAGGATTCACAGAGTTCGAGATTTCTCTGGGAAACAGGCCGGCAGGAAGGAGTACTCAACcaagaaagggaaaaaatgaCACCCTTTTTTAAAAGGCAGTCATCAGATAAAACAGTGCCTTTTGAACAGGTCCTGGCATACTGACGATAAAACTTGAGCCTTggagagttaaaaaaaaaaaaaacctttggaAGAATGGGTCCCAGGCCCTCATGTCATGGTTCTTACTTAGGCCCCTTTATGTCAAGCCTCAGTCTTCAACAAATTGTTTCAGATTCAGTGTGGCCTTTGCGCACCCCTGAGTCTGACTTTATGTAGCCACATGGatggtttgttgttgttttttgattTAAAGTATTGTGTTCAGATTTAAAGTATTTTCAGATTTAAAGTATTGTGTTTTCAGATTTAAAGTATTGTGTACGTGTCACTCGTTTTTTGCTCTAAACAAGATGTTATGTGTGGAGTTAGAGATAATACATTACGTTTAGGAtctttttggttttgtttgttttcttggctAGTCAAGGGTATAAGGCCCTAACGATTAGGTTATGAATAGTCACAATCGCAATATAATGCAGATCCTTCTGCTAAAGAAGAACTAAATACGCATGGTGTCAGATTGGTTATGGAGGTGATACTTTCATTGTTCAGATGAAGACTCACAACAAATAAAACTCTTGCAAGAATAAGAATATAATGAATTAATTACATAATCACCCTTTGAAGTTATTTGTGTTGGTGAAAGTGAAAGGCCGTTTTATTCTGTGTGGTAACACTATAcactctttcttcccccttacctcacttgtgaggtataccatcaccagtcatcagccatccgtgtttggccctcatctcacctgaagtcccatccctacGACTGCCCTTTCATTGCCTCTTACTGTCCCccctgcccggattcctggcctgtacagcctagcgacccaccactttccctatgacaactctgcccggattcctcGCCCGTACAGGCTAGAGACCCACCacttgccctatgacaactcGACCCACCACTttccctatgacaactctgcccggattcctggcctgtacagcctagcgacccaccactttccctatgacaactctgcccggattcctggcctgtacagcctagcgacccaccactttccctatgacaactctgcccggattcctggcctgtacagcctagcgacccaccactttccctatgacaactctgcccggattcctggcctgtacagcctagcgacccaccactttccctatgacaactctgcccggattcctggcctgtacagcctagcgacccaccactttccctatgacaactctgcccggattcctggcctgtacagcctagcgacccaccactttccctatgacaactctgcccggattcctggcctgtacagcctagcgacccaccactttccctatgacaactctgcccggattcctggcctgtacagcctagcgacccaccactttccctatgacaactctgcccggattcctggcctgtacagcctagcgacccaccactttccctatgacaactctgcccggattcctggcctgtacagcctagcgacccaccactttccctatgacaactctgcccggattcctggcctgtacagcctagcgacccaccactttccctatgacaactctgcccggattcctggcctgtacagcctagcgacccaccactttccctatgacaactctgcccggattcctggcctgtacagcctagcgacccaccactttccctatgacaactctgcccggattcctggcctgtacagcctagcgacccaccactttccctatgacaactctgcccggattcctggcctgtacagcctagcgacccaccactttccctatgacaactctgcccggattcctggcctgtacagcctagcgacccaccactttccctatgacaactctgcccggattcctggcctgtacagcctagcgacccaccacTTTCCCTATGACAGCCTAATTATTAAATAGTGCATTGAGAAGTGTATATTGTTTTTAACGGAGAAGCCAGAATTGTTGTCTGAGATTTTTTCTTCTCCATTCATCTAGCAGATCTTCACATTGCTGATGCCTTTAACATTAGAGCTTAACTATAATATAAGAGTGAGGAAAGGCCAGTCCAGTCATCGCTGACGCGGGCATAACTGACACTGTCGTATTGAAGCTCGTATCAGGGTCTCGTGCTTGTCTAGTGTATCAACTCCAAGATAACTTGTTTTTCACAATTCTTGAAAGTGGCTTCATGTTCTTGGTTTGCCTTTTAGTTCAACAAACAAACTATCTGTCTTTCCTCTGAATGCTGTTATACTGTATGGGAGTTTAGctaacattacataaaaacaagcCCTTATTGTCATGTACACTGTGCATCAACAGAGGGGATCTTGTGTATACACTAACTATTAGCCATAGTAGTAATGGTTAAAAATGAGAAAAGAGCATATGCTGTAAAATAAGTCAAGGGTGGAGCACCATTTGTCGATCATCATATGACTAGTTCAATAATATTAGTTACATAATGTCGATGTGTGAAGTGTCAATAGCAGCTCTTGGTAGCAACAAGGTACAGTGTGAATGCAAGTTAAGACTACTAAAAAGTCTGGTTGATTCTGATTTGTGTTCAAACTGTGTTTTCCaaaaatatgtatttgataTTGATATTGTATTGAGGCAATCATCTACAAAACACCTTTTGACAGAGGGGCATGTGTCAATTATCAACATGAATTATCAACAAACAGAATGCATTAATTATCAGAAACACATGCAGTTGGTGACGTATATACAATATAAAGAGGATGTTTTGAATGTAGTTTGAGGGTGAGATTTAGTGCCTCATGCTTTGACATTCAATGACAGTATGACAGATCACATGAAAATTGCCCTGCCCCTATTAAATTGGATTTCATTGTTGTTTGCACTGGCTGAAGTACCCAGGGGCGTTTTGACGCTGGCACTTGGCTCTCATGCTGGTCCTTAATGTTACACCACTAAGGGGAATTGTTGCTAACAATTCATCATAGTGGCTTGGAACGTCAACATAAACAAGACATGATTTCCAGGGTCTTGATGTGACTtttcaaacaacaaaacaaactttatcatgccccccctcccctggaTGCTGTTATTCTCACTGATTAGTGGATACTTAATTGAGAAAGCTGTCTCTAACTGGTGAAGTTTAAATGAGCAAGCATGAAGAGTGAGGCCTCTTTTCCTACATTTGGGTTCTAATGTTTACATTACTGTACTCTGTGTTTGTGAATAaaaagagtatgtatgtgttgaAGAATTCAAGGAATTTGTATAAGGGGAGGGTGTTATCAGAAACAGTCTCGGCTGATGGAACACATGCACGGAACATAAATGGAAACCATTTCTGGCCTCGGAACTGTGTTGATCAACTGCAGGGGAGGCAAAGCCAagcatttttttgttgttgtttgtttttaaaaaaacacaataatcaCATCAAAGCTTGAGGTGTTTCATAACACTGAAAAAATTGCCCTGAGGATAGTGTCACCTATAACAGAGAATCTTGTTGTGCTCAGTGTTTAAATATTTCCTCACATTACAGTCTTTCATTGTCATCTGTTGGTTTGTTTCTTTCAATATAGGAACAGGTGGCTTTTTTGTCCATAGACACGTCTGTGCCTCATTCTTGACTTCTGAGTCCTCGTCGGTTTGTGACCTAATGTTCGGGTCGTTGTGGGAGCGTTTCTGTGTCACAGTGCTATTGTCAGAGTCTGTGGTTTGGACTTGCATGGTGGTTTTGATGTTTCCCCATTCTCATTCTTCTCAGAAACAAACAGCCATCCTAGCAGGACCCACCGTGGCTATGAGCAAGACGAGCCTCTCAACGATGGCAACCACATAATGAGGGCCTCTGCTGTACACTGTTAAAGAAATGCACACAGAACTTAACCCACTGGGATGATGAAGTCAAAATTCCCACCACAAGATAAATGATATTTAATgtgtaaaacaaacacacacacacacacacagaaaatagcctttttttaaataaccaGATTCCGTTCCCAGCATGCACCTGTATGTAAGGTATTTTATGCGCTCACTGATTCCATAGCCACCCCAGTGCCAGCGACGTAAGCACCCCAAACCATCGTGTCCCTCTGACTGAAAACACAAAGATCTCATTTAATCCCGTGGCCCGAAGGAGCAGGCCTTGTGCCCGGCTGCCAAAACTCAACAGCTATTTCCTGTTACACCCTCTTGACTTAACGCTGAACAGACCTTTCATTGGCACGTCTGGGACTGACAAAACgagggtgggggttggaggggTGCTGGGTGGTTTACAATCTTATTTACGCCACGCCTGGGTCCATCTCTTCGGTCAGATGAGCAGCACTTGACACACAGGCCCCTCCTGGGTTGTGAGTTtgtgtggtaggcctatctgatgTGGCTGCTTGTTTACAGTGGTGAGACTGTTGGGTTGAATCACTAGCAGTTAAACATGACACAAGGGTGCATGGATTTGTATTCTCATGAGTAATGCCAATTGCCTGCCTCTCTTTCCCGcaaccccccctcctctctctctctcttcagctcattttccattctctctctcactccttgtctctctcaatgttccctttttctctcctatccacttttctctgtctctcactaactttctccccctctctctctctatccctctctctcactctcactcaagCACTCTTGCTCTTGTGTTCTCTTCTGCCTCTCTTtgactccttctctctctctccctctctctctatccctctctctctgctggaaaCACTCCCCCTTTTCCCTGACTCAGCCCTCCCTGGCGGCTCCTCTATGTGCTCactccctcgtgtgtgtgtgtgtgtgtgtgtgtgtgtgtatgtgtgtaagagagagcacagagagctCATATTGTGCCTAGGCCGGCCTAGTGCCGGTAcagaaagggagggggggggcacgtGTGCACACTATGCTGTGAGtgctgcctctctcctctctctcccactccacaTCCACGCACGCCAGAGTAGACAAGCGCCTCCCTCGGCTGACTCCAACTCCCTTTCCAtcctctccccttcctcacAGACACAACGACACAACACTGAGAGCTGGAGCTGTTCCGGGATTAATTACCCCACTTCACTTATCCCCCCTGCTGATGTTTATTGAACACCTGTGGGACAATTTCAGAGGCTTCCTAAGTCGCCAGTCCATTTGCGATGTCACAGGTGAATTAAGGTGAGTGAGAGCTTAGATAGGAGCTGTGTCTTGTTCATGTGTGGGTGTACTGTCGGTCTGTATTTTTAATTTTGTACTATATAGGTCTGTCTAGGGAATAATTCAGCGTTGTGTTTGGAACATCCAGTCATTCACTACGTAGTGCACTGTATAGTGAGAAACAATGGTGGTTATTCACTAAAGCTCTATGTGAATGTGGATTTTTTCCTGAACTCAGGGCAGGTGTTGTCTAGGTTCGTAAATGTAAAAATTCTGTGATATGTTGGAAAAGGACTAATGGGAAAAGATCCATGGGGATGTGCAGTGGATCAGTGTTAGATatgctccagagagagagagaaagtgagagatagatagataggtagatcgAAACTTTAATAATCCCAAAAGGAAATTCAAACTTTCAGTCACTCAGTACCACTATGCTACATATAACACTAGGAAAGCACATCAGAAGATAGaatatttaaaagaaatatatatataaaagcacCATTTTGAAGGGCAGCCTACCTCAGATGATCAGGCGTCACTGACTCACCTGATTATAGTGATTTTCAGAGGATGTTGGGGAGAAGAAGTAAAAATATACACTCTCCACCTCTGCTGTTTGCTACTTTGAGAAAGGTGTGGTGTGGCATTGAGTGGGGTTTGGCTTGAGTTGGTATCTTGGCATCCTTTCCACTTGGAGAAAAAAATGATTGGAAGTTTGTTGGAACTTTTTACTCTCCtcatgatatgtgtgtgtgggtgtgtgtgtatgtggagtggGCAACATCTGTTCAGTTGGCTGTGTAAACATTATCACTACTTCAGACCCATGCGGGTCTTAGCCCAGCTACTGGTTCTGGAAACTGCTTGGCCCGCTCGGAAGTGGTTTGTGTGTAAaatatgttttcctttgcatttACGAATAGCTGGCATGTAAAAAAGCCATCGGTTCACCCCACTGGAATGctgtttcgtttttttttttttgaaagtaaAAAAGATATTTTGAGACGTTGTTGTGGCTAAGTGTCTACACAAACTCCCCTGTCTGGCGGTGACAAATGTTTATGGTCTCTTGGTTGGTACTGCTACAGCGGATCTGGAATGTGTTGTGTAGTTTGGGCACATGGGCGTCAAAGGGCTTTGTTGAGTTTCATGACTTGTATTTGGACAACTGTTTTTTTACGCGTCCACTTGCTGAGACTGACAAGGGTGGAGATGGCCAAGACCTTAAAATAGACTCAACTGTTAAATATCAGAGTGGGAAAACACAGTGTGACTAATTATGAAAAAGATTAAATAATACAATGAAAGCAATAAAACTCTTAAAAGAATTGATCAAGCTGTTCATGTTGCCTCAAACTATACAGATTTTCTGTTTTCAGGACCACCACCTGATCCAAATTCCTTGGTCCCCTCTGTCGTCTCCAAGCAGATATTTTCACACAGAAAAGAACAGGGAGTCCACAAATTGCTCATGCTCAGAAAAATCTGAAGCTCCTGTTCTGCCAAAGAATCTCTGGCTGAGGATATAGCCGCGGTGAAGTGTACGTAACTGGCCATTTGGAACTGGTTGATGCTGGCTCTGCGCGTCTGGAAGTCAGTAGTCAGTCCCATCCCAGCGAGGCAGCCTTAGATGGCAGACAGCAGCAGAGACTGCTGCAGAGACTGCTGAAATATCCTAAGGCCATACTCTTCACTCCATCTTATttaacacagaacacagttaaCTGAGTTCGAAGACCAGTGGCCTGACTCAAGGTTTGGCCACGAACCTAAAGTGAAGTAGTATTTTGTTAATCATAACACGTGTCAGAAAACATAAGGACCCATGAAAAAGTGGACAAAACTGAACACAGTGAAGAAAACAGTTTAGGTTAGCAGCACCTAATCACTGAACCTTTGGGAGTTTCTCAGTTACAGTAAAGTGGAGTGAAGCCCTTATCTGCACCTAACCTGTGTTGGCCATCTTGGCAGGGTGACCCGGTGACTGCCGGGCAAAGCTGTGGGTAGATAGGGATCGGGGTGGGAAGAAAACAGAGTCTTGATGAAGTAGATTAAAACTAGAGGTAATTATGGGCTcccaagagaaagagagccaaGGAAAGCAGACAAAACAGTACACTTTCATTTCTAAGCAAAGCGGGACCAGCCATCATTAGGGCTAGTTATCACATAGAGGGGGCCTCTGCGTCACCTGATATTATGACTGTTTGGACAGCTTTTGCTCATTCTGACCTGGGGGTGACCATAAGGTTACGTCTGGGTA from Alosa alosa isolate M-15738 ecotype Scorff River chromosome 20, AALO_Geno_1.1, whole genome shotgun sequence includes the following:
- the lsm10 gene encoding U7 snRNA-associated Sm-like protein LSm10; this translates as MEVSHSIRERTIAENSLVVLLQGLQGQVTTVDLRDESKARGRVVNVDAFMNVRLEEVLYQDRKGRLTKLADLFITGRNVRYVHIPDHMDIVETIKTQLARIHRVRDFSGKQAGRKEYSTKKGKK